The following are from one region of the Chloroflexia bacterium SDU3-3 genome:
- a CDS encoding NAD-dependent epimerase/dehydratase family protein, producing MRRSKPMTGNTHVIFGTGPAGTTLAELLQAQGKRVRCVNRSGRATLPAGVELAAADALDQGAVDAVCQDAAVVYHCANVPYPQQVELIPRFQATITTGAARAQARLVVLDTLYVYGPTGGAPMTEQTPHRPTTRKGRMRAQLVERYLAAHREGRVQVAIGRAADFYGPRVLNSVLGDRVFPAALVGGRMQLMGNIDLPHSYSYIGDVARGLAALGERDEAQGRSWLLPVAPALTQRQVAGMVAAQLGIAPKLMATPRLLIQLLGLGDGFMREFVEMFYQYTEPQIVDSSAIERTLGLAATPLQQGIAATVEWYRQRAASAA from the coding sequence ATGAGAAGGAGCAAACCCATGACCGGCAACACCCACGTTATCTTCGGCACCGGCCCCGCTGGCACCACCCTGGCCGAGCTGCTGCAGGCCCAAGGCAAGCGCGTGCGCTGTGTCAACCGCAGCGGCAGGGCCACCCTACCCGCCGGGGTGGAGCTGGCCGCCGCCGACGCGCTCGACCAGGGTGCGGTCGATGCGGTGTGTCAGGATGCGGCGGTGGTCTACCACTGCGCCAATGTGCCCTACCCCCAGCAGGTCGAGCTCATCCCCCGCTTTCAGGCCACCATCACCACAGGCGCTGCCCGCGCCCAGGCCCGGCTGGTGGTTCTCGACACGCTATATGTGTATGGCCCCACCGGCGGCGCGCCGATGACCGAGCAGACCCCGCACCGACCGACCACGCGCAAGGGCCGCATGCGCGCCCAGCTGGTCGAGCGCTACCTAGCGGCGCACCGCGAGGGCCGCGTGCAGGTGGCGATAGGCCGCGCGGCAGATTTCTACGGGCCGCGCGTGCTAAACTCGGTGCTGGGCGACCGCGTGTTTCCGGCGGCGCTGGTGGGCGGGCGCATGCAGCTGATGGGCAACATCGATCTGCCCCATAGCTATAGCTATATCGGCGATGTGGCGCGCGGGCTGGCCGCCCTGGGCGAGCGCGACGAGGCCCAGGGCCGCTCGTGGCTGCTGCCGGTTGCGCCCGCGCTCACGCAGCGCCAGGTGGCGGGCATGGTGGCGGCGCAGCTTGGCATCGCGCCCAAGCTCATGGCCACGCCGCGCCTGCTCATCCAGCTGCTGGGCCTGGGCGACGGCTTCATGCGCGAGTTTGTCGAGATGTTCTACCAGTACACCGAGCCGCAGATCGTTGACTCGAGCGCGATCGAGCGCACCCTGGGCCTGGCTGCCACCCCGCTGCAGCAGGGCATCGCCGCCACGGTCGAGTGGTATCGACAGCGGGCGGCGAGCGCGGCGTAG
- a CDS encoding response regulator, with the protein MTFPVDPADVRVAIIDDNDDNSYIAWRCVLEAGVPAKHCDIYAQGQAFLEAGKPYDVILLDIMLPVLDGFELLLRIRSSDLVASATVIAMSASMMRGDVLRYQQAGFDGIIGKPYDPDEMPDRLRDLFAGQPVWSR; encoded by the coding sequence ATGACCTTTCCTGTAGACCCCGCCGATGTGCGGGTGGCGATTATCGATGATAACGACGACAACAGCTATATCGCCTGGCGCTGCGTGCTGGAGGCGGGGGTTCCTGCCAAGCACTGCGATATCTACGCCCAGGGGCAGGCCTTTTTGGAAGCGGGCAAGCCCTATGATGTGATCCTGCTCGATATTATGCTGCCGGTGCTTGATGGATTTGAGCTGCTGCTGCGCATCCGATCGAGCGATCTGGTCGCCTCGGCCACGGTGATCGCTATGTCGGCGAGCATGATGCGGGGCGATGTGCTGCGCTATCAGCAGGCGGGCTTCGATGGCATTATTGGCAAGCCCTACGATCCCGACGAGATGCCTGATCGGCTGCGCGATCTGTTTGCTGGCCAGCCGGTGTGGAGCCGCTAG
- a CDS encoding histone deacetylase, which yields MGHSFAISLHPELAATSRPLHQIAFFGRSLPHYQGIWESLAPLVAEHPLIAPAMADLGLYHTVHTEQYMAALAMLAEGQRPEPPPRLSTECAGLAFALPAYQYALGGMCAAIDQMRVGTLDCAYCCGLGGHHAAADRGHGYCLLNPLAAAARYAQGLGFRRVLLIDWDIHHGDGTQAIFAGDPTVYHISIHSAFDLYMATQGGLQAATTAAAAAAGHCNIPVRDDRMPSDIAERLGLPGQIFSGQQSIPALAQALERLPWQPDLIGIFSGYDAHRDDCGAHITGWQNEDFRTLTRLALGAARRAGCPLLSVHGGGYAPAVTVAAALSHIATLAESEGISSTHHIS from the coding sequence ATGGGCCACAGCTTCGCGATATCGCTCCACCCAGAGCTGGCCGCCACCTCGCGCCCGCTGCACCAGATCGCCTTCTTCGGCAGATCGCTGCCGCACTATCAGGGCATCTGGGAAAGCCTAGCCCCGCTGGTAGCCGAGCACCCGCTCATCGCCCCAGCGATGGCCGACCTGGGCCTCTACCACACGGTTCACACCGAGCAGTACATGGCCGCGCTAGCGATGCTGGCCGAGGGCCAGCGCCCCGAGCCGCCGCCCAGGCTCAGCACCGAGTGCGCCGGGCTAGCATTTGCGCTGCCAGCCTACCAGTATGCGCTGGGCGGCATGTGCGCCGCCATCGATCAGATGCGGGTCGGCACGCTGGACTGCGCCTACTGCTGCGGCCTGGGCGGGCACCACGCCGCCGCCGACCGCGGCCACGGCTACTGCCTGCTCAACCCGCTGGCGGCTGCCGCCCGCTACGCCCAGGGCCTGGGCTTCCGCCGGGTGCTGCTGATCGACTGGGACATCCACCACGGCGACGGCACCCAGGCGATCTTCGCCGGCGACCCCACGGTCTACCACATCAGCATCCACAGCGCGTTCGACCTGTACATGGCCACCCAGGGCGGCCTGCAGGCCGCCACCACCGCCGCCGCTGCTGCAGCGGGGCACTGCAATATCCCCGTGCGCGATGACCGCATGCCCAGCGACATCGCTGAGCGGCTGGGGCTGCCAGGCCAGATCTTCAGCGGCCAGCAGAGCATCCCAGCGCTGGCGCAGGCGCTTGAGAGACTCCCCTGGCAGCCCGACCTGATCGGCATCTTCTCGGGCTACGACGCCCACCGCGACGACTGCGGCGCGCACATCACCGGCTGGCAAAACGAGGATTTCCGCACGCTCACGCGGCTGGCGCTAGGCGCGGCGCGGCGTGCGGGCTGCCCGCTGCTCTCGGTGCACGGCGGCGGCTACGCGCCCGCCGTCACGGTGGCGGCGGCGCTCAGCCACATTGCCACCCTAGCCGAGAGCGAGGGTATCTCCTCGACGCATCATATATCGTGA
- a CDS encoding HAMP domain-containing histidine kinase: MSSLSGEMQHAVPMLRYLVHRFGNNLQSVSLALLNLGDSSHAAAAGAEDLDRAKAHVAEFRAGLWMLSDLVDLIDQPDLPPEYVCRPFALLPLLADICTMFQVQALPVQLAPSDEVQALADRSRLTWVLAMLLRASLRRQRGAMLDPMVHVSAHRRDGRVCVSLADAGPQVALEQAWGECGAFCREVLRAGGGDLTMGEQGGMACLQLWLPLAEE, translated from the coding sequence ATGAGCAGTCTATCTGGGGAAATGCAGCATGCCGTGCCGATGCTGCGCTATTTGGTCCATCGGTTCGGCAACAATCTGCAGTCGGTCTCGCTGGCGCTGCTGAACCTTGGCGACTCATCTCATGCGGCTGCGGCTGGTGCGGAAGATCTGGATCGGGCCAAGGCCCACGTGGCCGAGTTCCGCGCAGGACTGTGGATGCTTTCCGATCTGGTCGATCTGATTGATCAGCCTGATCTGCCGCCCGAGTATGTGTGCCGCCCCTTTGCGCTGCTGCCGCTGCTGGCCGATATCTGCACCATGTTTCAGGTGCAGGCCCTGCCGGTGCAGCTTGCGCCCTCGGATGAGGTGCAGGCGCTGGCCGACCGCAGCCGGCTCACATGGGTGCTGGCCATGCTGCTGCGGGCCAGCCTGCGCCGCCAGCGCGGGGCCATGCTCGACCCGATGGTGCATGTGTCTGCCCATCGTCGCGATGGTCGCGTGTGTGTGTCGCTGGCCGATGCTGGCCCGCAGGTCGCGCTTGAGCAGGCCTGGGGCGAGTGCGGCGCATTCTGCCGCGAGGTGCTACGCGCTGGCGGCGGCGATCTCACCATGGGGGAGCAGGGCGGCATGGCCTGCCTGCAGCTCTGGCTGCCGCTGGCCGAGGAATAG
- a CDS encoding response regulator transcription factor, whose protein sequence is MPSDTITLLVIDDYADNIEMVRRAVAGDHPDWAVIGASSGMRGLQVAQARAAEIDLIMLDLHLPDLDGSSVCVLLREIRWDFSIVLFSAYRQKAVGLDILCPAPLLRKPASTRDILQAIEEALLLPPPSRQDRALALYPILLKQAKELVLHLPAPEIGPPSSDVASPEERMQAIVALIAHQGPMKIQQIAALLQPAGVTRRTFQRDLLQLVEQGLLYRGARQYYHLVQDLHNTKG, encoded by the coding sequence ATGCCGAGCGATACCATAACCCTGCTCGTTATCGATGACTATGCCGATAACATCGAGATGGTGCGAAGGGCGGTGGCGGGCGACCACCCCGATTGGGCGGTGATCGGCGCGTCCAGCGGCATGCGCGGGCTGCAGGTGGCCCAGGCCCGCGCGGCGGAGATCGACCTGATCATGCTCGACCTCCACCTGCCCGATCTGGATGGCTCCAGCGTGTGTGTGCTGCTGCGCGAGATCCGCTGGGATTTTTCGATCGTGCTGTTCTCGGCCTATCGTCAGAAGGCCGTCGGCCTGGACATTCTCTGCCCCGCGCCGCTGCTGCGCAAGCCCGCCAGCACTAGGGACATCCTGCAGGCGATCGAGGAGGCGCTGCTGCTGCCGCCGCCGTCGCGGCAAGATCGCGCCCTAGCGCTCTACCCGATCTTGCTCAAGCAGGCCAAGGAGCTGGTGCTGCACCTGCCTGCCCCCGAGATCGGGCCGCCGAGCTCCGATGTGGCCAGCCCCGAGGAGCGCATGCAGGCCATTGTGGCGCTGATCGCCCACCAGGGGCCGATGAAGATCCAGCAGATCGCGGCCCTGCTGCAGCCCGCCGGGGTGACGCGCCGCACCTTTCAGCGCGATCTGCTGCAGCTCGTAGAGCAGGGCTTGCTCTATCGAGGCGCAAGGCAGTATTATCACCTTGTGCAGGATCTACACAACACCAAGGGATGA
- a CDS encoding ABC transporter substrate-binding protein gives MAMPYVPSVQFAHYYVAEKKGYFAQMGLKVTFDYHYETDIIQRIAQGTVQFGQGSGDSVLLARAQGLPIITVATVSQRFPIVLFSKASQGIKTPADLKGKTLGLSGRFGASYIGLLALLDANKLAESDLNIQEIGFNQVAAVSQDKVQVAVGYANNEPIQLQQQGIEVNVIPVSASAPLASDGLITSDTLLAKDPGLVHNFVQALLHGMQDVIDNPDEAFTISLDYVPELKSADAKTQALQRKVLAETINYWQSPATAREGLGYTDIASWQASSDFLRGRGMLTADVDLRKGFTNLYLKQ, from the coding sequence ATGGCCATGCCCTATGTGCCAAGCGTGCAGTTTGCCCACTACTATGTGGCCGAGAAAAAGGGCTACTTCGCACAGATGGGCCTGAAGGTCACGTTCGACTACCACTACGAGACCGATATCATCCAGCGGATCGCGCAGGGCACCGTGCAGTTCGGCCAGGGCAGCGGCGACTCGGTGCTGCTAGCCCGCGCCCAGGGCCTGCCGATCATTACGGTGGCCACGGTCAGCCAGCGCTTCCCGATCGTGCTGTTCAGCAAGGCCTCGCAGGGCATTAAGACCCCGGCGGATCTGAAGGGCAAGACCCTGGGCCTCTCGGGCCGCTTTGGGGCCAGCTACATCGGCCTGTTAGCCCTGCTGGATGCCAACAAGCTGGCCGAGAGCGATCTGAACATCCAGGAGATCGGCTTCAACCAGGTGGCGGCGGTGAGCCAGGACAAGGTGCAGGTGGCGGTGGGCTACGCCAACAACGAGCCGATCCAGCTGCAGCAGCAGGGCATCGAGGTGAACGTCATCCCGGTGTCGGCCTCGGCCCCGCTGGCATCCGATGGCCTGATCACCAGCGACACCCTGCTGGCCAAAGATCCCGGGCTGGTGCACAACTTTGTGCAGGCGCTGCTGCACGGCATGCAGGATGTGATCGACAACCCGGATGAGGCATTCACGATCAGCCTCGACTATGTGCCCGAGCTGAAGTCGGCGGACGCCAAGACCCAGGCGCTCCAGCGCAAAGTGCTCGCCGAGACGATCAACTACTGGCAGAGCCCCGCGACCGCGCGGGAGGGCCTGGGCTATACCGACATTGCCAGCTGGCAGGCCTCAAGCGATTTCCTGCGCGGTCGCGGCATGCTGACCGCCGATGTCGACCTACGCAAGGGCTTCACCAACCTCTACCTCAAGCAATAG
- a CDS encoding thioredoxin family protein, whose product MVPALFDQRRNPFHDLRDALTQARKEHKNVLVTIGGDWCIWCHRLEAFIRANPELQALRDRYVLVNVFISESNAEINADFLTHVPELDGVPHLVVYNGHGYLLCSQPTDPLEDGDTYSYERVRDFLETWSDWRRSIFDDLDTSELKQRFEQHLGPGKRNKLTLSA is encoded by the coding sequence ATGGTACCGGCCCTCTTCGACCAGCGCCGCAATCCCTTTCACGATCTGCGCGACGCCCTGACACAGGCCCGCAAAGAGCATAAGAATGTGCTCGTCACCATCGGCGGCGATTGGTGCATCTGGTGCCACCGTCTTGAGGCGTTCATCCGCGCCAACCCCGAGCTGCAGGCCCTGCGCGACCGCTATGTGCTGGTGAATGTCTTCATCAGCGAGAGCAACGCCGAGATCAACGCCGATTTCCTAACCCACGTGCCCGAGCTGGATGGTGTGCCGCACCTGGTGGTCTACAACGGACATGGCTACCTGCTGTGCTCGCAGCCCACCGATCCGCTTGAGGACGGCGACACCTATAGCTACGAGCGCGTGCGCGATTTCTTGGAGACATGGTCGGACTGGCGGCGCTCGATCTTCGACGACCTCGACACCAGCGAGCTGAAGCAGCGCTTCGAGCAACACCTTGGGCCTGGCAAGCGCAACAAGCTCACGCTCTCGGCATAG
- a CDS encoding FkbM family methyltransferase — MNSIQLLQQHIQQSPHVQEVRWDGTREGYVAAVVPTVTAAPVIAGHARLSLPNGMAVVHANYREAFIQYHEFFSPTKPALRYGVTLGAGDVVVDIGANIGMFTLMAQLSGAHVYAVEPAPTTCDLLRINTLLYAQQGQVTVIEAGVGARDGVGMFSYNKWSPSRSGFYHDLRDQQQYVMDSQDRMAQMRQRLPSGAAFERELIDGYADELSRSGALFEQSEVQLMTLRSLLRRNQIARVDLLKVDVEGMEFDILSALPDEDWLRIQQAVVEVHSPALLDPCLALLRDHGLATKVEAIEAFGDGSYQIYARRPDYSAHIAPALAQSQPMPILTVHALEQIARPFKLPVEFRILDPYESKSAQDHDSAAFLQSIRPKLELMFCDLLGPGHTRDDFMTHATSTQDLFVLASRVYQEFALRLPLAFLMTGPYTVDSLEKVLRGLVLDRM, encoded by the coding sequence ATGAATTCAATCCAGCTTCTCCAACAGCATATTCAGCAGTCCCCGCATGTGCAAGAGGTTCGCTGGGATGGCACCCGCGAGGGCTATGTGGCGGCGGTAGTGCCCACGGTGACTGCGGCACCAGTGATCGCGGGCCATGCGCGCTTGTCGCTTCCCAATGGTATGGCGGTGGTCCACGCCAACTACCGCGAGGCCTTCATTCAGTACCACGAGTTCTTCTCGCCCACCAAGCCCGCGCTGCGCTATGGCGTCACCCTGGGGGCGGGCGATGTGGTGGTGGACATCGGCGCGAATATCGGCATGTTCACGCTGATGGCGCAGCTCTCGGGGGCGCATGTCTACGCGGTCGAGCCAGCCCCCACTACGTGCGATCTGCTGCGCATCAACACCCTGCTCTACGCCCAGCAGGGCCAGGTGACGGTGATCGAGGCCGGGGTGGGCGCGCGCGATGGCGTGGGCATGTTCAGCTACAACAAGTGGAGCCCCTCGCGCTCGGGGTTCTACCACGATCTGCGCGACCAGCAGCAGTACGTGATGGATAGCCAAGACCGTATGGCGCAGATGCGCCAGCGCCTGCCCAGCGGCGCGGCGTTCGAGCGCGAGCTGATCGATGGCTATGCCGATGAGCTGAGCCGCAGCGGGGCGCTGTTCGAGCAGTCCGAGGTGCAGCTGATGACGCTGCGCTCGCTGCTGCGGCGCAACCAGATCGCACGGGTGGATCTGCTCAAGGTCGATGTCGAGGGCATGGAGTTCGACATCCTCAGCGCTCTGCCCGACGAGGACTGGCTGAGGATCCAGCAGGCTGTGGTCGAGGTGCACTCACCTGCGCTGCTCGACCCGTGCCTAGCCCTGCTGCGCGACCATGGCCTGGCCACTAAGGTCGAGGCGATCGAGGCGTTTGGCGATGGCAGCTACCAGATCTATGCTCGCCGCCCAGACTATAGTGCGCACATCGCCCCTGCGCTCGCCCAGTCGCAGCCCATGCCGATTCTCACCGTGCACGCGCTGGAGCAGATCGCGCGGCCATTCAAGCTGCCAGTGGAGTTTCGCATCCTCGACCCCTACGAGAGCAAGTCGGCGCAGGATCACGACTCGGCGGCTTTCCTGCAGTCCATCCGCCCCAAGCTGGAGCTGATGTTCTGCGACCTGCTAGGGCCGGGCCATACCCGCGATGATTTTATGACCCATGCCACCAGCACCCAGGATCTGTTTGTGCTGGCCAGCCGCGTGTATCAGGAGTTCGCCCTGCGGCTGCCGCTAGCCTTCCTGATGACCGGCCCGTACACGGTTGATTCGCTGGAGAAGGTGCTGCGGGGGCTTGTGCTCGATCGCATGTGA
- a CDS encoding catalase has translation MFYHDNSLQYPVRVETPNPIFARMLQQAIGGVEGEVRVMLQYLFQAFGARGPSRYRDMILETGTEEIGHVQMLCTAVALNLEGAPTELQDEAAKDPMIAAAMGGMDPRQYLSAGMAALAADANGVPFDGSHVYASGNLAADMYANVTAEATGRILATRLYHMTDDPGMKDMLAFLIARDTMHQQQWLAVLEELREQGGVLPIPNSFPQNLEHQDVSYVFLGTNIDPAAPIPEGRWSQGPSLDGRAQYSAQRATPMGQEPKLAPPRPDGFAQVQQMADGEGLIGKILNKLP, from the coding sequence ATGTTCTACCACGACAACAGCCTGCAGTACCCCGTGCGCGTCGAGACGCCCAACCCGATCTTCGCCCGCATGCTTCAGCAGGCGATCGGCGGGGTCGAGGGCGAGGTGCGCGTGATGCTCCAGTACCTGTTCCAGGCCTTCGGGGCGCGCGGGCCATCCCGGTACCGCGACATGATCCTGGAGACCGGCACCGAAGAGATCGGCCACGTGCAGATGCTCTGCACCGCCGTGGCGCTGAACCTTGAGGGCGCGCCGACCGAGCTGCAGGACGAGGCGGCCAAAGACCCCATGATCGCTGCCGCCATGGGCGGCATGGACCCGCGCCAGTACCTCTCGGCGGGCATGGCCGCGCTGGCCGCCGACGCCAACGGCGTGCCCTTCGATGGCTCACATGTCTACGCCAGCGGCAACCTGGCCGCCGACATGTACGCCAACGTTACCGCCGAGGCCACCGGGCGCATCCTCGCCACCCGGCTCTACCACATGACCGATGACCCGGGGATGAAGGACATGCTGGCCTTCCTGATCGCCCGCGACACCATGCACCAGCAGCAGTGGCTGGCCGTGCTTGAGGAGCTGCGCGAGCAGGGCGGCGTGCTGCCCATCCCCAACAGCTTCCCGCAGAACCTTGAGCACCAGGATGTAAGCTACGTGTTCCTAGGCACCAACATCGACCCGGCGGCCCCCATCCCCGAGGGGCGCTGGTCGCAGGGGCCATCGCTGGATGGCCGGGCGCAGTACAGCGCGCAGCGCGCCACCCCCATGGGCCAGGAGCCGAAGCTGGCCCCGCCGCGCCCCGATGGCTTCGCCCAGGTGCAGCAGATGGCCGACGGCGAGGGGCTGATCGGCAAGATCTTGAACAAGCTGCCCTAG
- a CDS encoding TetR/AcrR family transcriptional regulator, with amino-acid sequence MGVKERREREKQATREAILAEARRLVRAQGWSGLTIRRVAEAIEYSPSIVYEYFPSKEAMLQELMEQGFAELTAAMRHAAATEGDQRERARRIGAAYLAFAHASPDLYQVMHGLEGARVDGAARMQAAQPVCDVAMAALVDWAAAHGRSLADPLGTTEALWSLLHGFASLALAGHLGDHHHVQALLDQSLLAMLDGWQDR; translated from the coding sequence ATGGGCGTAAAAGAGCGGCGCGAGCGCGAGAAACAGGCCACCCGCGAGGCCATCCTAGCCGAGGCGCGGCGGCTGGTGCGGGCGCAGGGCTGGTCGGGCCTGACCATCCGCCGTGTGGCCGAGGCGATCGAGTATAGCCCCTCGATCGTTTACGAGTACTTTCCCAGCAAAGAGGCCATGCTGCAAGAGCTGATGGAGCAGGGCTTCGCCGAGCTGACCGCAGCCATGCGCCACGCCGCCGCCACCGAGGGCGACCAGCGCGAGCGGGCGCGGCGCATCGGGGCGGCCTACCTAGCCTTCGCCCACGCCAGCCCCGATCTGTACCAGGTGATGCATGGGCTTGAGGGCGCGCGGGTCGATGGCGCGGCGCGGATGCAGGCCGCCCAGCCGGTCTGCGATGTTGCCATGGCCGCACTGGTGGACTGGGCCGCCGCCCACGGGCGCAGCCTAGCCGACCCGCTCGGCACCACCGAGGCGCTGTGGAGCCTGCTGCACGGCTTCGCCAGCCTGGCGCTGGCGGGCCACCTGGGCGACCATCACCACGTGCAGGCTCTGCTCGATCAGTCGCTGCTGGCCATGCTGGATGGCTGGCAGGATCGTTAA
- a CDS encoding DUF1684 domain-containing protein — MSNKTYEEALAVWRAQADESVRRDWVSLAGLHWLAEGRASFGSDPACDLVLPAHAQPLCGALTLNDGQVLLDAAPGVVLYVNGAACQSAQLRSDAQGQPDRVTLGGITMVVIRRGERVGVRLWDSQHPALRSFGGRRWFPPDPAFRLPATFVPYETPKLVPVTNILGDVTETKVPGAVHFTLAGQALQLDVTGYSQQQLFVNFRDATSGHETYGAGRFLSIPIKPAAPLEIDFNYAVSPPCAFTAFATCPLPLRQNWLQVRVAAGELAPDGH; from the coding sequence ATGAGCAATAAGACCTATGAGGAGGCGCTGGCGGTGTGGCGTGCCCAGGCCGATGAGTCGGTGCGCCGCGACTGGGTGTCGCTGGCCGGGCTGCACTGGCTGGCCGAGGGCCGCGCCAGCTTCGGCAGCGACCCCGCCTGCGATCTGGTGCTGCCCGCGCACGCCCAGCCGTTGTGCGGCGCGCTGACGCTGAACGATGGCCAGGTGCTGCTCGACGCCGCCCCCGGCGTGGTGCTGTATGTGAATGGTGCGGCTTGCCAGTCGGCCCAGCTGCGCTCCGACGCGCAGGGCCAGCCCGACCGGGTGACGCTGGGCGGCATTACCATGGTGGTCATCCGTCGCGGCGAGCGCGTGGGCGTGCGCCTGTGGGATAGCCAGCACCCGGCGCTGCGGTCGTTCGGCGGGCGGCGCTGGTTTCCGCCCGACCCAGCCTTCCGCCTGCCCGCCACGTTTGTGCCCTACGAGACGCCCAAGCTGGTGCCGGTGACCAACATCCTGGGCGATGTGACCGAGACCAAGGTGCCTGGCGCGGTGCACTTCACGCTGGCTGGCCAGGCCTTGCAGCTGGATGTGACCGGCTACTCCCAGCAGCAGCTGTTTGTGAACTTCCGCGATGCGACCAGCGGCCACGAGACCTATGGCGCTGGGCGGTTTCTCTCCATCCCTATAAAGCCAGCTGCGCCGCTGGAGATCGATTTCAACTACGCGGTCTCGCCGCCCTGTGCGTTCACCGCATTTGCCACCTGCCCGCTGCCGCTGAGGCAGAACTGGCTGCAGGTGCGGGTTGCGGCAGGCGAGCTTGCCCCGGATGGGCACTAG